The window TCCCCGGCATCAGTCTTCCCGATGCTCTGCCCTGGTCGCCCGAAGTCGCCTGGCGCACGTGGCACGTTGCCTTTCACAACGTCCCCGACTTGCCGGAGGCGCTCATTGAAGGTCGGGAGGACATCTATCTCAACTGGTTCCTGCAACGCAAAGCGGCCAATCCGCAAGTGTTTTCCGAAAGCGACTTCGACGAATACCTGCGCGTTTTCCTCTATGGCGGCCTGAAGGGTGGCCTTGCCTATTACCGGGCAGTCTCGTTGTCTGCGGAGCAAAACCGAGAGCTTGCCGCCAAGGGAAAGCTTGAAATGCCGGTCCTGGCCGTGCGCGCCGATCAAGGTTCCATGCCTGACCTCGTCGCACAATTGCAGAAGATCGCGACCAATGTCCGTGGAACCGCGATCGAAAACTGCGGCCACTATCTGGCAGAAGAACAACCGGACGCGCTGGTGCGCGAGCTCCTGCAGTTTTTCAGGTGAACCCGTATCGACAACCCATCCTGCCCAAGAGGGATGGGTTGTTCCGGCTGCGGTTGATCGCGGTGATCGACCGCAGCCCGCCGTTTCAGCGCCGACAACGGTGCGAACGGCACGCATCAACATATGCCGCAGAGATCACAAAGGAGGGAAGCAATGTCTGGTTTGCAGCTACCACAGGACAAGCTGATCGAGGTCTACCGCAACATGCGGATGATCCGCCGCTTCGAGGAGCGGGTGATGGACGAGATGGCGACCGGCGACATTCCCGGCAACACCCATCTTTATGCCGGTGAGGAGGCAAGCGCCGTCGGGGTCTGCCTGCATCTCGACGAGGGCGACTACATCTCCTCCACCCATCGCGGCCATGGTCATTCGATCGCCAAGGGCGTCGACATCGACAGCATGATGGCGGAACTGTTCGGCAAGGCGAGCGGCACCTGCGGCGGCAAGGGCGGGTCGCAGCACATCGCCGATCTGCGCAAGGGCATGCTCGGCGCCAACGGCATCGTCGCAGCTGGCGCGCCGATCACCTGCGGCGCGGCCCTGAGCGCCAAGCTTCTCGGCACCAGGCACGTCGCCGTCGCCTTTGCCGGTGACGGCGCGATGAACGAGGGCGTCATGTCCGAGAGCTTCAACCTTGCCAAGATCTGGATGCTGCCGATCGTCTTCGTCATCGAGGACAACGGTTTCGGGGAAGCCACCGCCAACGAGCACGTCTCCGCCGGCAGCTTCACCCGCCGCGCCGAGAGCTTCGACATCCCCGCCATCGAGGTCGACGGGACGGATGTGTTCAGCGTCTATGAGGCGGCCGGTCAAGCCGTTGCCCGCGCCCGCAACGGTGGCGGGCCGACGATGCTGCACGTCCATGTGCCGCGCTATTACGGCCACTATAGCGGCGATCCCGACAACTACCGCACACCGGAGGAAAAGGCGGCAATGCGCCGGGAGCGCGACTGCCTGATCAACTTCCGCAAACGGGTCGCCGAGGTGTCGCTGCTCGAGGCGGCCGAACTCGACGCCGTCGATCGGGCGGTTGACGCCGAAATCGACCGCGCCGTCGCTGCCGCGCGCGCCGCACCCTTCCCGCCCTTGTCGGCTCTGACCACCGACGTCTACGTCAAGTATCTGTAAGGACGACGATCATGCCCAAGAAATCCTTCCGCCAGGCCCTCAACGAGGCGCTCCATTCGGAAATGGCCCGTGATCCGCGCGTGATCATGATGGGTGAGGATCTGACAGGCGGCGCCGGCGCCAACGGCGTCAAGGACGCCTGGGGCGGGCCGTTCGGGGTCACCCGCGGGCTGCTCGATGCGTTCGGGCCCGAGCGCATCCGCGATACGCCGATCAGCGAAGCCGCCTTCATCGGCGCCGCCGCCGGCGCGGCCCTGACCGGCCTGCGCCCGATCGCCGAGATCATGTTCGTCGACTTTGCCGGCGTCTGCCTCGACCAGATCATGAACCAGGCCGCCAAGTTCCGCTATATGTTCGGCGGCCGCGCCAAGACCCCGCTCGTCATCCGCGCCACCTATGGCGCCGGCAGCCGTTCCGGCTCCCAGCACACCCAGGCGCTCTATCCGATCTTCACCCATATTCCCGGCCTGAAGGTCGTCATCCCCTCCAATCCCTATGACGCCAAGGGGCTGCTGTTGCAGGCCATCCGTGACGACGACCCGGTCATCTTCCTCGAACACAAGATGCTTTACGACACCGTCGGCGAGGTGCCCGACGCCTCCTATACTATCCCGTTCGGCGAAGCCCGGGTGGTGCGCGACGGCAAGGATGTGCTGATCGTGGCGATCGGACGGATGGTCGGCGTCGCCGAGGAAGCGGCCCGCCAGCTTGCGGCCGACGGCATCTCCGCCTGCGTCGTCGATCCCCGCACCACCTCGCCGCTCGACGAGGAGACCCTGCTCGATGTCGCCGAAGGGATCGGCCGCATCATCATCGTCGACGAGGCCAATCCGCGCTGCAGCGTCGCCACCGACATCTCCGCGCTGTTTGCCGACAAATGCTTCGACGCGCTGAAGGCGCCGATCAAGCTCGTGACGGCGCCGCACACGCCGGTTCCCTACGCCCCCAATCTCGAAGACGTCTATGTGCCGACGCCCGACGCCGTGGCCAAGGCCGCCAGATCCATCGTAAAGAGGTAAAGCCCATGTCGCTTATCGAAGCTGTCACTGTTCCCAAATGGGGAATGACGATGACCGAAGGCACGATCACCCAATGGATGGTCAATGAGGGCGACACCATCGCCCGCGGTCAGGAAATCCTCGAGATCGAGACGACCAAGGTCACCAATGTCCTGGAGGCGGCGGCAAGCGGCACCTTGCGGCGCATCGTGCTGCAGCAGGGCACGACGGCGCCGGTCGGCGCCCTGGCCGGCGTCATCACCGACGATGCCGCGACCACTGAAGAGATCGACGCCTTCATCGCAACCTATGCCGACCGGCTGGGGGCGGGCGAGGGCGGTGACGCCGGCAGCGCAGCACCGCGCATCGTCGAGGTCGAAGGCGGCACGGTCAACCTGCTCGAAGCCGGCGAGGGCGACGATGTCGTCCTGTTCCTGCACGGCTTCGGCGGCGATCTGTCGACCTGGCTGTTCAACCAGCCGCCGCTGGCCGAGACGATCCGCACGGTCGCGGTCGATCTGCCGGGGCACGGCGCCTCGTCGCCCGTCGACGGTGATGTGCTTGCCAAGATAGTCTCGGCCGTCAGCGCCGCGGTCCAGGATCTCGCGCCCGGCAGGCTCCATCTCGTCGGCCATTCCTTCGGCGGCGCCGTCGCCGCACGGATCGCCGCCGCCCAGCCGTCGCGCGTGGCGTCGCTGACATTGATCGCGCCGGTCGGCTTGAGCCGGCAGATGAGCCGCGACTTCCTGGTCGACTTCATCGCCGCCGAACGGCGCCGGCCGCTTCTGAACGTGCTCGAGCGGCTGTTTGCCGATCCCGCCAAGATCACCAACGACATGGTCGAAGGAACCCTGCGCTTCAAGCGTCTCGAAGGCGTGCCGGAGGCATTGACGGCAATCGCCGACACCATCGCCGGCCAGGACGGCCAGTTGCTGTCGATCCGCGAACCGCTTGCCGGTCTTAACTGCCCCGTCATGCTGATCTGGGGCGAACAGGACCAGATCGTGCCCGTCCCAGACGCCGGCACCCTCCCGGCAAACCTCACTCTGCGCATCCTGCCCGATACCGGCCATATGCCGCAAATGGAGGCATCCGCCACCGTCAATCAGGCAATCCTCGAAAATATCCGCAAAGCCTCACAATAATCGGGCTGGGCCCGACGAACTGTTCAAGCAGCTAATGAAAAACAGGCGGGCATCTGACTGGTAACCGCCCCTCGCCAAACACAGAAAAGGAAGGCATCAGTCGTGAGTAATTATAGCGGTAAGGTGGTGGTCATCACAGGCGCAGGCTCCGGAATGGGGCGCGCCATGGTCGGGGAATTTGTATCCAGGGGCGCCTATGTCGCCGCTCTGGACATCAATCTGGCTCGTGCTGTCGAAACGGTCGAAAAACTTTCTACGCCGGATAAGGCCTATCCGCTGCAGGCAGACGTGAGCGACGCCGGAAGCGTCGAAAGCGCCGTCAAAGCAATCATCGAGCGCTGGGAAAGAATCGATCTTCTTTGCAACAACGCGGGAATTCTGGACGGGCATGCTCCTGCCCACGAGGTCAGCCTCGAGGAATGGAACAGGGTTCTGGCCGTCAATCTTACCGGGCCTTTCCTCATGGCCCGCGCCATTATTCCGCATATGCTTTCGCAGGGGAAAGGTGCAATCATCAACACGTCGTCGACGTCCGGGTTCAGCGCAGCCGGCGGCGGGTCGGCTTATACCGCTTCTAAGCACGGTGTGATCGGCTTGACGCGCCAGATGACCTTCGAATACGGCGCGCGCGGGATCCGCGTGAACGCGATTTGCCCCGGAGCCACCGCAACGCCCTTGGCTCTGCCGGAGCACAACGCCGCATCGCCCGATATGGATCTTGCAATCAGCAAAGTTCCCGCACGTCGCTGGTGCCAACCGGAAGAAATCGCGAAACTGGCGGCCTTTCTCGGCAGCGACGACGCCGATTACGTTCATGGAAGCGCCTATGTGATGGATGGCGGATGGCTTACGGCCGCGCGAGACCCGTTCTGATGTTCGAGTTCGTGGCAGCAGCTGAACCTAAAGGACCGCTCGGTCGAGCACTGACGTGCCGAGCCTTCACAAGTTTGGCATCGATCGCAGCAATCGGTGGTGCTTGCGCCACCGCAACCTGTTGACTTCAACGATGTCGCGACATTCACTGCGTCAGCCACTGCAAGGATTATGTAATGAGCCTTCCGCCTCGCGTGATGAACGCGCGCAATCTGTTCAAGCAGCATCTGGATCAACGCGATTGGTCCGACTTGACCCCGGGTCGGCGCCGAATTCTGGAGGTGTTTTTAAAGCTCGCAACGTTCGAAGGTTATTCGGCCGTGACGATGCGGCTGCTCGCCAAGGAAGCCAACGTTAAAGCTTCCAGCATTTATTTTCATTTTCCCGAGGGACGCAGTGAAATCGTCGCGGAGTCGCTGCGCTGGCACTACAGCAACTGGGGATACGCCGTTCTCGACGCGATCGACAAGACAAGCAGCATCGACGAGTTCTGGGATGCCCTGGTTGTTACAGCCGCAAAACGGCAGATTTCACATCCTGCAAGCGATCTATGGGATCTCCTTGTCCGAATGGACCGGATCGGAGGGTTCCTGGACATCGAATTTCGTCATGAGATCGATTATTGGCTGGATCTTTGTGCCGGCCTGTTTGAAACGGCAGCAGAGGAGATGGGATATCTTCCGAGCAAACGCACTGTTCGCGCCATAATGGCGCTGCTTGATGCAGCAAGTACATGGTGCGAATGGTCGGGGGATCCAGCCGAACTCGAGGCATGTGCCGACCAGGCCGTGTTGCTGTCACGGAGGATCCTGACGTCGCAGGAAAAGATTACGCGGGCCGCGCGTAGCTGCAGCGGGGGATAACCAGCCGACTTGATGAGAAGCATTTCGAGGAACGGCAAAGGCAACGAAGGAGATTTGCCTGACCGCCTCGGATCGTCGCGGTACGGCCCGCGCTCCGGCGTACCCCGGCAGATTGCCGGCGGGCGCGATCCCGGGATGCTTCAGCGGTGTAAAACCGCCGTCTCCTGGCTATCGTCGCCAAGAACGTAATATCTGAAAGCCGCCAGTTTCGCTTCAGCCTGCCGGTTTTGCAATTCGCTCAGAACATTCCCCTCGTGTGCGACAAAGGTCGCCACCGCGCGCAGGTTCAACAGAATGGCGACACCGAGCGCGAGGGCTATGAGAACGATGACCCGATCACCAGAAATTTCGCCGTAATAGCGCATCTCTATTCCCCTTGTGTTCAATCATCTTACGCCGCTTAAATCCTGCGTCAACGAAAATGTAATCGTTGACATCGTGTTTTTTGTGATGTTGTATACGTTAACATCGCAAATTGGCGATCGAGCCTTCACGGCTCCCGCAGATCTCGAAACAGGGCACCGGCGCATGCGACGGCCCGCCATTGGAGGCTTATCAGTGAAGAAGTTGAACGTTGCACTCATCGGCACCGGCTTTATGGGCAAGGCCCATTCCATCGCCACCGCCGTCGTGCCGATCCTGTTCGGGTCCCCCGTCGACATCGAGCGCAAGGTGGTCGTCGATATCGACGAGGAACTGGCGCAGAACGCCGCCAAGCAGTACGGCTTTGCCGAATACGCCACCGACTGGCGCCAGGTCGTCTCGCGCCCCGACATCGATATCGTCGACATCTGCACCCCCAACAGCACCCATGCCGAGATTGCCATTGCCGCCGCCAAGGCGGGCAAGCACATCATGTGCGAAAAGCCGATGTCGATGACGGTGGCCGAGGCCGAGGCGATGCTGGCCGCCGCCAACGAGACCGGCGTGGTGACGATGGTCTCCTACAACTACCGCCACACGCCCGCCCTGCAAATGGCCAAGCGCCTGATCGACGAGGGCCGCATCGGCGACATCCTGACCTTCCGCGGCTATTACCTCCAGGACTGGGGCGCCGATCCGGAAAAGCCGCTCTCCTGGCGCTTCAACAAGGCGCTGGCCGGTTCCGGCACGCTTGGCGACATCGGCACCCATGTGATCGATGCCGCACGCCTGCTCGTCGGCGAATTCGAGCAGGTGAACGCCATCGTCAAGACCTTCATCCCGGAACGCCCGCTGCCGGCCGGCCGCTTCTTCGGCCCGAGCGGGGCGGCCTCCTCGGAAAAGGGCAAGGTCGACGTCGACGACACCGCGCTGACGATGATCAAGTTTGCAGGCGGCGCGCACGGCACGATCGAAGTGACGCGCAATTCCTGGGGCCATCATAACCAGCTCGGCTTCGAGATCCACGGAACCCGCGGCTCGATCGCCTTCGATTACCAGCGCCTCAACGAGTTGCGGGTCGCCTTTGCCGACGATCCGGCCGACGCCTTCGGCTTCCGCACCATCTATTCCGGCCCGAACCAGCCCTTCGGCGACAAGCTGTGGCCGGTGGCCGGCATGGGGCAGGGCTACATCGATATCAAATCGATCGAATGGTACAACTTCCTGCAGGCCATCGCCGACAACAAGCCGGCCTCACCCGACTTCCGCGACGGCGTGCAGATCGAGCGCATCGCCGAAGCCATTCTCGTCTCCGGGCAGAACGGCGCCTGGGAAACCATCAAGCAATCCGCCGCCTGAGGAAGACTTCGATGACGATCAAGCTCGCAATGCACACCTGGCCCTATGCAAGCAACCCGACATGGCTGCCGGCCTATACGCTTGAGGAAACCATCCGCCGCATCAAGAAGATCGGCTATGACGCCATCGAGATCGGCGCCGCCAGCCCGCATGTCTTTCCGCCGACGCTGAGCCCGCAGCGGCGCAAGGATCTCGGCCGGATGCTGAAGGATTACGAGCTCGAGCTGGCCGCCATGCTGCCGGCCCATGGCGGCGGCCCCGGCAACAACGTCGCATCGCCGATCCCCGAAGAGCGCCGCTGGGCGATCGACCATTACAAGGACATGGTCCAGCTCACCGCCGACTGGGGCGGCAAGCGGCTGATCTGCCTGCCGGGATGGTACATCTTCGGCACCACCTACCGCCAGGCGTGGGACTGGGCGGCACAGGCGATCGGCGAAATCGCCCGCTTCGCCCAGGACTTCGGCGTCGAGATCGTCATCGAACCCACCCCGGAAGACAGCAACATCGTCAATACCTGCGACAACACCATCGACATGATGAAGGATGTCGGCCAGCCGAACGTGCGCCTGATGTTCGACAGCCATCACGTCATCACCCAAAAGGAAGTGATGAGCGACTACGTCTATGCCATGGGCAAGGACCTCGTCCATATCCACGCCTCCGACAACAACCGCCTGCCGCCGGGCATGGGAAGGGGAGACTTTCCCGCCCTCATCGATGCCCTCGCCGAAACCGGCTTCGACGGATACCTCTCCATGGAGTGCGGCTTCCACCAGCGCGGCATCGAGCCGGACTGGGTCGCCCGCGTCTGCCTCGAATATCTCAAACCAATCGTCGATGCTGCAAACGCAAGAATCGACAATAGGATGTAATCGTTAACACCGGACGTCGTGCACCAGGACGATGCGCGTCTCCGACCAGCGAGGTGAGCATTGATGTCAAAGCCCCCCACGATCCGGGACGTCGCGCGTTTGTCGGGTGTTTCGACTGCGACCGTCTCGCGATATTTCTCGGGAAAGGCGGACTCGGTCTCTCCTCATAAGATCGAAAGCGTTCGCCGGGCGGCCAAGTCCTTAGGCTATACCCCTTCGGAGATCGGCCGCTCGCTTCGCCTTGCGCAAAGTCGCGTGGTCATGATGCTGGTGCCCGACGCGACCAACCACTTCACGGCCGATATCGCCGTGTCGGTGGAAAGCGCGCTCAAAGAGATCGGTCTGTCGATGGTTCTCGCCAATACCGGCGAGAACGCGATCCAGCAGGACCGGCTTCTTGCCGACGCGCTGGGGCTGAGAGCGCGCGCAATCGTTCTTCAGGGAGCGATCGATACGCCGAAATTACGCGAACTGGCCGCACGGCAGAACAATCTGATCTTCGTCAACCGGCGCCCGGCTCAAGGAATTCTCGCGCCCTATGTCGGGATCGACAACTTCCAGGCCGGCTTGGCGGTCGGGCGCCATTTCGTCGAGCGCGGTTATACCAACTGCGTGGCGATCCACGGTCCGCGACATTATTCGGGCAGCACCGCACGACTGGACGGCTTCCTCGCCGGGATCGGGGAGGATGCCAAAGTTCTGCAGTTCGAGAGCGCCTATACCATGCAAGCCGGCTACGACTGTGCGTCGCGCCTGCTCGAAGCCGAGCCGAAGAAATACTCGATATTCTGCGCCAACGACATGATCGCCTATGGCGTCTATCGGGCAGCCCTCGAGAGAAGGATGCAAGTGCCTGAGGACCTGGTGGTTTGCGGCTTTGACGATAATCGCCTGAACGAATGGCTGGCACCCTGGCTTACGACAGTGAAGGTTCCGGCCTTGGACTTCGGCCCGGCCATTGCCGAACTGATTACCACGCCGCGTCCCGATGACGAGCAGATCAAGAACATCATTCTGCCGTTCACACTGCAGCTCCGACAATCGGCGTGATCACTAGCCGTCCTTACAGGAGGAGGACGGTCCGGACAATTCTGGGTGCTTCCGGACGCCCGATCAAGAAACAGGGGAATAACGACATGAAACGAATGATCCTTGGAACTGCCATGATGGTACTTGCGGCGTCTGCCGCGCATGCCGGTGACATCGGCGTGACCATTTCCCACTCCGACTCGAACCTGGCGGTTCTGGTGCAGGGCATCAAAGACGAGGCTGGCAAACTGAAACAGCCGCTGCAGATCGAATTTGCCGAAGGCGACGTCAACCGGCAGCTGTCGCAGGTTCAAAACTTCATTGCCGCCAAGGTCGATGCGATCATCGTCAACACGGTGGAAACCTCGGCCACGCCGACGATGACCAAGATGGCGGCGGATGCCGGCATTCCGCTGGTTTACGTCAACAACACGCCGAGCGACGTCAAGGAGCTCGGGCCGAAGGCGGCATTTGTCGGTTCCGACGAACATGTTGCCGGCATGCTGCAGGCAGAGGAAGTCTGCCGTGTCCTGAAGGAAGCCAAGAAGACCGACGAGGCCGGCATCCTGATCATCCAGGGCGTGCTGGCGAACGAGACGGCCGTGTTGCGCAGCAAGGCGGTTCATGACGTCGCGGCCAAGCCGGAATGCAACTTCATGAAGATCATCGACGAGCAGTCTGCCAACTGGGATCCGGTCAAGGCGCAGGATCTGATGACCAACTGGATCACCGCCGGCTACAAGCCGGTGGCGGTGCTGGCCAACAACGACGAAATGGCCATCGGCGCCGTCAACTCGCTGAAGGCGGCCGGCTGGGACATGAAGGATGTCGTCATTGCCGGTGTCGACGCCACCAAGGAAGCGATGCATTACATGCAAAACGGTGATCTCGACGTCACCGTCTTCCAGGACGCACTCGGACAGGGCGCCGGCTCGGTGGATGCTGCCGTCAAGCTCGCCAAGGGCGAGAAAGTCGAATCCCCGATGTGGATCCCCTACGAGCTGGTCAATCCGGCCAATGTCGAGAAATACCTCGCCAAGAACTGATCGCCGCTCGGCTTCGGATGTGCCCGCAAAGGCACATCCGAAGCCGGAACCTCTATGCATAGAAAGCAGAAGGTCTGCCACGATGCCGAATATCTCACCATCGACCGTCAAGGCGGTCCGGGAAAGCGGCGCTGTTCCGACAGCCGAATATCTCCTGGAGGTCAAAGATGTCCGCAAGGAATTTGCCGGAAACGTTGCGCTGGATGACGTCTCCTTCCGCCTGAGACGCGGCACGGTTCATGCCCTTATGGGCGAAAACGGTGCCGGCAAGTCCACGCTGATGAAGATCATTGCCGGCATCTACACGCCGGACGCAGGAGAGTTTTTCTTAAACGGCCTTCCCATTCGGCTCAGCAGTCCGCTCGACGCCCTCGACAACGGCATCGCCATGATTCATCAGGAGCTCAATCTGATGAACCATATGACGATTGCGGAAAACATCTGGATCCGGCGTGAACCAAAGAACCGTTTTGGTCTCGTCGATCACAAGGAACTGCACAGCCGCACCTACAAGCTTTTCGAAGAATTGGGCATTGATCTCGACCCCGACCAAAGGGTCGGTCTGCTTTCGGTTGCCAGCCGTCAGATGGTCGAGATTGCCAAGGCGGTTTCCTATGAATCGGATGTCCTGATCATGGACGAACCGACCTCCGCGCTCACCGAACGCGAGGTCGAGCATCTTTTCCGTATCATCAGGACGCTGAGGGAACGGGGAAAGGGCATCATCTATATCACCCACAAGATGAACGAGCTTTTCGAAATTTCCGACGAGGTGTCGATTTTCCGCGACGGCAAACACATCGCGACCAAGGCTGCGCAAGACCTGACCCGCGAAGAAGTCATCCGCATGATGGTGGGGCGCGAGATCTCGCAGATGTTTCCCAAGGTGGAGGCTAAAATCGGCGACGTCGTGCTCAGCGTCCGCGATCTATGTCTCAAAGGTATCTTCCAGGACGTCTCGTTCGACCTTCATGCCGGCGAGATTCTCGGGATCGCCGGGCTTGTCGGCGCCGGTCGCTCCAACATTGCTGAAACGCTCTTTGGCGTGACGCCGGCGACATCAGGTACGATCGAGATCAGAGGCAAGTCCGTCAACGTCAGTTCTCCCGCCGTCGCCATGGAAAACGGGATGGCCTTCCTCACTGAAGACCGGAAGGAATCCGGCTGCTTCCTGCTGCTGGACATTCAACAGAACATGCAGATGGCCGCCCTCCATGGCGGGTATGTGCGTCGCGGCTTCGTCGAGCAGAAGCGGCTGTCGCAGGACTGCGAGACGATGACGACATCGCTGCGGGTCAAGACCCCCGGCATGGGGGAGAAGATCCTGAATCTTTCCGGCGGCAATCAGCAGAAGGTGCTGATCGGCCGCTGGCTGCTGACAAAGCCGAGCGTCCTCATCCTCGATGAACCCACGCGCGGTATCGACGTCGGCGCCAAGGCCGAGATCCACCGAATGATTTCCACGCTCGCCTCCGAAGGCGTGGCCGTCATCATGATTTCCTCGGAACTGCCCGAGATCCTCGGAATGAGCGACCGGGTCATGACCATCCGGCAAGGACGCGTGTCCGGCATCCTCGATCGGGCTGAGGCCGATCAAGTCAAGATCATGGAGCTCGCAGCACAATGACGATAACCCCTGGGGCCACGGTTGTGGCGGAAAAGCGTGTGGTGAAGCGCAAGTTTCACAGTGAGATGTCGATGGCGCTGGTGCTGGTCGGCATTGCCCTTGCCTTCGAGATCCTCGGCTGGGTCTTCGTCGGCAGTTCGTTCCTCGGCAATGAGCAGCGCCTGTCGATCATCATCCTGCAGGTCTCGGTGATCGGCATTCTGGCCGTCGGCGTCACCCATGTCATCATCACCGGCGGCATCGACCTGGCCTCCGGCTCGGTGGTCGGGCTGGCCGCCATGGTCGCCGCCTCGCTGGCGCAAAGCTCGACAGATGTGCGCGCCCTTTATCCCGCACTCACCGATCTCTCGCCGATCTGGCCGATCCTCGCCGGCCTCATCGTCGGCCTGCTGGCCGGATGGGTCAGCGGTCTCCTGATCGCCAAGACCGGCATTCCCCCCTTCATCGCCACGCTCGGCATGATGGTCTGCGCCAGAGGTGTGGCCAAGTGGTACACGCTCGGACAGCCGATCGCTCTCCTGACGCCGCAATTCACCTGGCTCGGCAAGAGCTTCATCGTCTTCGGCTTTCCCGTGCCGCTGCCGGTGATCATCTTCCTCGGCGTCGCCGTGCTCTCCCACATCGCCCTCGGTTATACGCGCTACGGCAAATATACCTATGCGATCGGCTCCAATCCCCAGGCGGCGCGCGTCTCCGGCATCAATATCGGCGCCCATCTGATCAAGGTCTATGCCGTCGCCGGACTGCTGTCGGGGCTGGCCGGAGTGGTCACCGCAGCCCGGGCCGCATCCGCCCAGCCGACCATGGGCACCGCTTACGAACTCGACGCCATCGCCGCAGCCGTCATCGGCGGAACATCGCTCGCCGGCGGCGCAGGACGCATCACCGGAACGCTGATCGGAACCATCATCCTCGGCATCATCACCTCAGGATTCACATTCCTCAAGATCGGCTCCTACTACCAGGAGATCATCAAGGGAACCATCATCGTCCTTGCCGTCGTCATCGATCAATACAGGCGATCAAAACAAGCAAGAGCGTGAAGTGACCAGGCGGCAGAGCGACGTCTATGGACATGACCGGACCAATCCGATGATGTGGAGGTCGCGAAACTTCACGACGACCGCAAAGCGGCAATTGAAAGGGCAGAACATGGCAAGCATCGACCTCAACAGCGATCTCGGCGAAAGCTTCGGTGCATGGGCAATGGGTGACGATGTTTCGATGCTGTCGATCGTCACCAGCGCCAACATTGCCTGCGGCTTCCATGCCGGTGATCCGGCGGGCATCCTGTCCGTTTTAAAGGAAGCGGCAAAACGCGGCGTCTCGGTCGGAGCCCATATCGGTTACCGCGATCTCGTCGGGTTCGGTCGCCGCAACATGGATCCGTCCAGCGACGAACTCGTCGGCGATACCATCTACCAGATCGGCGCTTTGCAGGCTCTGGCAAAAGCCGCAGGCACCCGGGTGCGTTATGTAAAGCCGCATGGGGCACTGTACAACACGATTGCCACTGATGCCCGGCAGGCCTACGATGTCATCACCGGTATCAAGGCGGTCGATCCCTCGCTCGCCTTGCTGGCGCTTTCCGGGGCGCCCATCGTCGAGCAGGCGCGTGCGGCCGGGCTCACGGTTGTCTGCGAGGCCTTCGCCGATCGGGCCTACAACGCCGATGGCAGCCTCGTCAGCCGCCGCTTGCCGGGCTCGGTCGTCCACGACCCCGAAACCATTGCCAAGCGGATGCTGCGCCTGGTGGCGGACGGTCGCATCACGGCGGTTGATGGCACGGACATAAGGCTCGAAGCGCAATCGATCTGTGTCCACGGCGATACTCCGGCGGCCGTGGCCATCGCTCAGACTTTGCGCGAAGCATTGATGAGCAACGGCGTCGGTCTCAAGCCTTTCACGGATGTCGACCATGACTGACAAGCTGCGTTTTCTGCCCGCCGGCAGCCATGCCTTTCTCGTCGAGCTCGACGGTCTGGAAAAGACGCTGACGCTGCTCGATCGCCTTCTGGCCGATCGGCCGGAGG is drawn from Rhizobium sp. N324 and contains these coding sequences:
- a CDS encoding alpha/beta fold hydrolase; amino-acid sequence: MVERLDWPMSGIEGFDRGFSTVDGVRLHHVSGGRPDGEVVVLFAGFPQSWYAWRKILPALAAKYRVIALDLPGQGDSDRPVGGCDTTGIAKIVRGLVEKLGAGRHYLVAHDIGAWVAYPYAALYGNSVLGLAILDTGIPGISLPDALPWSPEVAWRTWHVAFHNVPDLPEALIEGREDIYLNWFLQRKAANPQVFSESDFDEYLRVFLYGGLKGGLAYYRAVSLSAEQNRELAAKGKLEMPVLAVRADQGSMPDLVAQLQKIATNVRGTAIENCGHYLAEEQPDALVRELLQFFR
- a CDS encoding thiamine pyrophosphate-dependent dehydrogenase E1 component subunit alpha; this translates as MSGLQLPQDKLIEVYRNMRMIRRFEERVMDEMATGDIPGNTHLYAGEEASAVGVCLHLDEGDYISSTHRGHGHSIAKGVDIDSMMAELFGKASGTCGGKGGSQHIADLRKGMLGANGIVAAGAPITCGAALSAKLLGTRHVAVAFAGDGAMNEGVMSESFNLAKIWMLPIVFVIEDNGFGEATANEHVSAGSFTRRAESFDIPAIEVDGTDVFSVYEAAGQAVARARNGGGPTMLHVHVPRYYGHYSGDPDNYRTPEEKAAMRRERDCLINFRKRVAEVSLLEAAELDAVDRAVDAEIDRAVAAARAAPFPPLSALTTDVYVKYL
- a CDS encoding alpha-ketoacid dehydrogenase subunit beta, whose amino-acid sequence is MPKKSFRQALNEALHSEMARDPRVIMMGEDLTGGAGANGVKDAWGGPFGVTRGLLDAFGPERIRDTPISEAAFIGAAAGAALTGLRPIAEIMFVDFAGVCLDQIMNQAAKFRYMFGGRAKTPLVIRATYGAGSRSGSQHTQALYPIFTHIPGLKVVIPSNPYDAKGLLLQAIRDDDPVIFLEHKMLYDTVGEVPDASYTIPFGEARVVRDGKDVLIVAIGRMVGVAEEAARQLAADGISACVVDPRTTSPLDEETLLDVAEGIGRIIIVDEANPRCSVATDISALFADKCFDALKAPIKLVTAPHTPVPYAPNLEDVYVPTPDAVAKAARSIVKR
- a CDS encoding acetoin dehydrogenase dihydrolipoyllysine-residue acetyltransferase subunit — protein: MSLIEAVTVPKWGMTMTEGTITQWMVNEGDTIARGQEILEIETTKVTNVLEAAASGTLRRIVLQQGTTAPVGALAGVITDDAATTEEIDAFIATYADRLGAGEGGDAGSAAPRIVEVEGGTVNLLEAGEGDDVVLFLHGFGGDLSTWLFNQPPLAETIRTVAVDLPGHGASSPVDGDVLAKIVSAVSAAVQDLAPGRLHLVGHSFGGAVAARIAAAQPSRVASLTLIAPVGLSRQMSRDFLVDFIAAERRRPLLNVLERLFADPAKITNDMVEGTLRFKRLEGVPEALTAIADTIAGQDGQLLSIREPLAGLNCPVMLIWGEQDQIVPVPDAGTLPANLTLRILPDTGHMPQMEASATVNQAILENIRKASQ
- a CDS encoding SDR family oxidoreductase — its product is MGRAMVGEFVSRGAYVAALDINLARAVETVEKLSTPDKAYPLQADVSDAGSVESAVKAIIERWERIDLLCNNAGILDGHAPAHEVSLEEWNRVLAVNLTGPFLMARAIIPHMLSQGKGAIINTSSTSGFSAAGGGSAYTASKHGVIGLTRQMTFEYGARGIRVNAICPGATATPLALPEHNAASPDMDLAISKVPARRWCQPEEIAKLAAFLGSDDADYVHGSAYVMDGGWLTAARDPF
- a CDS encoding TetR/AcrR family transcriptional regulator produces the protein MSLPPRVMNARNLFKQHLDQRDWSDLTPGRRRILEVFLKLATFEGYSAVTMRLLAKEANVKASSIYFHFPEGRSEIVAESLRWHYSNWGYAVLDAIDKTSSIDEFWDALVVTAAKRQISHPASDLWDLLVRMDRIGGFLDIEFRHEIDYWLDLCAGLFETAAEEMGYLPSKRTVRAIMALLDAASTWCEWSGDPAELEACADQAVLLSRRILTSQEKITRAARSCSGG